AATGCCGTTGTCCGCTTCGATATCGGGGATGATTACCGTGGCATTTTTCACTTCAAACCCCTCCGTACAGTCGATGGCGATCGGGGAGCCCTCTACTGAATCAACAGTTGATAGGCGACATAAATCAGCTTGGGTAAACTTCCCGGCAACCACGTGGTAGGTTAAAATCCGAGCCAATTGGGGAATATTTTGTACCAGGGTGGTAATGGTACCGGGGGGGAGTTTGGCAAAGGCCGTATCCGTGGGAGCGAAAACCGTAAAGGGCCCAGGGCTTTGCAACACGTCAACCAAATTGGCCGCAGTGACAGCGGTCACCAAGGTGGAGAATCGCTCGTCAGACACCGCAATTTCAACAATGTTAGGCATGGATTTAATTGAATTAGTCAGTCAAACGGAAGGGAAGCTGTCAAAAAACTGATTCTAGTAATCGTTATGACTAGTCGGGCTAAGTTTAAGACGACGGCAATGACAAAGGATTTATAGACAATTCATCTTAATCTAAATGTTCGTCACCATTTTGACTAGACCAGCTATCAAATTAACGATAACTATCGCTTTGAATATCTTTCAAGCGGGCTTCAGGACGAAGAAATCGGTCTATTTGAGCTTCAAAAAATTGCCGATTCTTAGCCAAATGCCGGGGGTTCGGATCATCTAGGGGATATAACAATGCCGTCCGCAAAGCCTGGATGACTGCTGAGGTAACATTGTACATTGAGCGCTGGAAAGTGATCCCCAACTGCACCAACATATCGTCCTCACCCCGGCAATGTTTTTGATAATACTCGATTAAATATGGTGGCAAAAAGTGCAACATATCATCCATCAACAGCGTGGGGGGAATGCCCGCAGTACCAACGGGGAATACATCGGCATACAAAATACCATAGTGAAAATCCTTTTGTTCTTCCGGCACCTGTTTGGCCTGGGCATTATAGGATTTGGTCCCCCGGAATGGTGCAGTGCGGTAAAAAACAGCTTCCACATAGGGTAGTGCCGCTTCATAAAGCCAGGTAAAACCCTTAGATTTGGGAATAATTTCTAAACATTCGCCATCAATATAAACATGGTGATAAATGGGGCGGCCAGCAATGGCAAAAATACCGTTAACTAAGAAGTTCATGGCATCAGGAACTCCTTTAAAACCGCCCTCATCGTAAATGTCGGACATTTCAAAAAATACGGGGGCCATTACTTCCCAAAAAAGCCCCAAATTTGAGTAGTAGGATAGTTCTCTGACCTGTTCTAAAAATAAATCAGGGAAAAGTTTATATAACGCCAACATCGGGGGATTGCCCTTAAAGTAAGCTCGAATCGCTTTATCTGCGTTGGCTTTATATTCGTCACTATCTAGGTAGGTATCAAATTTACCCATGCCCATGTCCCGGCCATGCCATAGCATTGCTTGCATGCATGCCTCTGCAAACTCCATGTTGATGCGGTCATGCCAGAGGTGATGGAACAGTTTAGGCATTTTGGTGGTGTTGCCTTTTTCCATAAACTCCAGCAACTCAGGGTGGGCAGAAGCCTCTCCCCGCCAGATTCTCAGATCAGCAGTTTCGCCAGCATAGTGGTTGGCAAGATCTAAATATTCCTGGGGCAGAAAATATTTAAAGAAACGCAAGGGATTGAGAAATACCCGTTCCGCAATGTAGAGCAGATCCCGCCAGTAAAAATCCATGGGCACAGCATAGGCTTTGTAAATACCTATGATCTGCATCAAGTTTTCCGGAGTGTCCGGCAACATGGAGCCACCGGCTTCGAGGCGATGGATAACGTCGGCAAAAGGATGGGTGGAGGGGGGTAAGGTAGCTTTTGGGGTCAGGGTAGTCATTTAAGATTCACCGGGAAAAATAAACTGCACTAAATGCAATGGACAATGGCAACGGCGTTAGAGTTATGGCAAGGTCACCCCTTGGGCTAATTGCTCAATGGCGGAGGTTTCATGGGGTAACTGGGCAATCATTTCATTGGTGGTGGTTTGTGTCCAATGTACTAAGTAGTTGGGCTGAACACCGAGGAAGAAAATAATGGCGGTCAGTACCAGGGCTGGGATCATTTCCGAGGCTAATACTTTCGGATAGTAGGCTCTTTGATTATCGAGTTTGCCAAAGCAGGTGCGGTTTAAAAGAATGACAAAATAAACTGCTGTTAGACCGGAAGCCAGAATGCAAAGTAGAGTCGGAATGGGAAAAGTGGGAAAACTACCTTGGAAAACGATGAACTCCGCTGCAAAACCCACCAAACCAGGAATGCCAGCGCTGGCCATGCCCCCGGTAATTAATAGGGCACTGGTTAGGGGCAAACCCCGAATGGGATTCATCAAACCATTCAATACATCCAGGTCGCGGGTGCCAGCTTTCCGTTCGACGATGCCCACCAGATGGAACAGCAGAGCCAGAATTAGACCGTGGCTAACCATTTGGGCCACTGCCCCTAAAACACTCAGCTCGGTACCGGCGGCGGCGGCCACTAGGATGTATCCCATGTGGCCAATGGAGCTATAGGCCACCATCCGTTTGATATCTTTTTGGGCGATCGCCGAGAGGGCTCCGTATAGTACAGTAACTGTACCAATAATAGCTAACACCGGGGCAAACTGGGCCCAGGTTTGGGGAAATAGTTGCAGACCAAAGCGGATAATACCGTAGGTTCCTAGTTTGGCCAAAATGCCTCCCAATAGAATGGCCGTGGCTGGGGAAGCTTCCGTGTAGGCATCGGGTAACCAAGTGTGTAGGGGAACCAGGGGAATCTTGATGCCAAAACCCAACAAAATCAGAATCAACAGAATGGTTTGGGCTGACTCGGTAAAGGTCTGGGTAATTTCTGGATTGTAATCAAAGGAATGGCTACCACTTAGTAAACTCATGCCGAGAAAGGCTGCTAACACCAACAAACCAGAAAAGGCAGTGTAGAGCAGAAACTTCATGGAGGCATAACCCCGTTTTTCCCCACCCCAAATGGCAATCATTAAGTAGAAGGGAATTAATTCTAGTTCGTAGAAGACGATGAATAGAAGTAGATTTTGGGCTAATAGGGCACCGGAAATACCGGCATTAATTAGCAAGATCAACCCATAGTAAAGTCTTGATCTGTTCACGTTAGGCCCAATGCTATAAATCGCCACCCCTGTCAACAGGTTATTAAGAATTACGAGGGGCAGAGATAATCCATCAATGGCAAGGCTATAGTTCAAACCAAGCTGGGGAATCCAAGGCAAATACTCCTGGAATTGAAACTGGGGGTCTGTAACATCAAATTTAAACAACACTAGCAATGACCACACCAGGGTCAAAACAGCGAATACTTCGGTGATTTGTCTAAGTTGTTTGGCTGGTATGTTGCCCGGAAAAAAGCCAATAATCAAAGCTCCGATAACTGGCAGGATTAAGAGCAGGCTAAGCATGGCAAAAAGAGGTGATAAGTCAGTTGGATGAAGGTAAATCTTGCCAATGGAAAATCAAATTTGAACAGATTGCATTCATTGGCCTTGGCTTGCAGTTGATTTTCCTGGTCTTGGGCTTAAAATGCTTGGCCAAGCAAAGAATAGCTAAGAAAGGCGCCAATTAAAGTCAGGCCTAGGACAATGGAAAGAACGTAAAATTGCGTCTGACCAGAAACGTTATATTTCAAACTCTGACCACTAAAAATTGTTACAATCCCAATTAAATTAATCACTCCGTCCACAAAGGTTTTATCAAACCAGTTAATTAAGCGAGAAATTGAATCAATGACGGCGACAATAGTGAGTTTGTAGAACTTATCTGTATACAAGTCATAGGCAAAAAAGTTTTGTACTACAGGCAAAGGTAAGTCAATTGGTTTAGTGATTTTAGGATTGAGGTAAATAAAGGCTGAGCTTCCCACACCCAGTAAGCTAGACGCAATGAGGACTGAGCTTAAGCCCCAATTAATGTCGGCAAAATCAGGTAATAAATTTCCTTGCTTTAGGATTAGGGACAGATGTAGAGCAAAACCTACTGTCACAACCATGGGCAACACCAATGCCCACAATCCCTCTGGCGATCGGACGGTCATCGGCTTAGCTTCACCACCAAAAATCAAACAAAATCCACGGGTTACATTGAAAGCAGTGAGCAGGTTCACCACTAGTAATACCCCGACTAGCAAAGGGGATGTAGCTGATAGATTTTCTGCCAGTTTTAGCCAAGCCCAAAAAGTCCCAAAGGGAGGTAGGGCAATAAGGGATGCAACCCCTACCAGATAACTCAAACCAGAAATTGGACGACGGCTCCAAAGACCACCGTATTGGGTCAAATCCTGGGTCACATTGTTGAGAATAATGCCCCCCACACACATCACCAGAATTGCCATGGCAAAGGTGTAAGTAAAAATCAGTTGTAGAGCTGTTTCCCCTTGACCAGTACCCACGGCAATAAACACTAGGCCCATGTAAGCACTAACTACATAGGAAAGGAAGCGCTTAATATCTATTTGGGCGATCGCAATTAAAGAAGCACCGATCGCCGTTACGGAACCGATAGCAATCATGACAGTCAAAGCCACAGGAGAAAGGGCCAGAATCGGTTGTACCTTTACCAAAACCCACGCTCCCGTTGCAACCACCAATGTATTCCTTAGAATAGTGGCGGGAATTGGACCTTCCATGGCTTCATCCAACCAGAGATGGAGAGGAAATTGAGCGCATTTAGCCAAAGGTCCAGCAATTAAGGCCAAACAAAGCAGGGTGGCAGCGGTGGGATTTAAGTCTGCACTAGCAGCCCATTGGGCCAAATCATCATAATTCCAACTTCCAGCCAAAGGCAGGAGGGCAACTACCCCCATTAACAAAATTAAATCTCCAACCCGTTTAGTTAAAAACGCATCCCTAGCCCCGGTCACCACTAGGGATTGATTGAACCAATAGCCAATGAGAAGATAAGTACCTAGGGTTAAAATTTCCAGGACAACGTAGCTGAAAAACAGGGAGTTACACAACACTAAAGTGCATAATCCCGCCTCAAACAGAGCCATTAGGGAAAAAAATCTGGCCCAGCCCCAATCCCTTTCTAGATATCCGATGGCATAAATCTGTGCCCCCAAATTTAACCCAGTAATCAAAACCAGGGCGGCGATGTTAACAGTGGATATTTTTAAATCAAAGTTAATTTCTAAGTCAGCGGCATGTAGCCAGGGGAAGGAAAGATCGATGGCGGGTTGCTGCCAAATATGTATAAGCACCAACAGACTATGCAAAAATGCAACAAAAGTCATTAATGTGCTTATATAGCCTGCCGGCCTTGGCCCCGTTTGTCGAGTTAAGCCCGGTGACCAGGGGACCGCTAACAGGGCACCCAAAAGAGCGTAGCAAGGTACTAGCCAGATAATTCGACTTAAACTTTCTAACATGGGGGTTGTGGGAAATTTTGTTAACAAGATTCCACTTTCGCCGTCCAAACATCCCGGTCACCGAAGAATTTTCCGGCTTACTCGGTGCTAGGAATCTGGGACTGCCAGAACCCAGACAGGGAAAGCTAATACATCCAAAGTGACGGCCCAAATGGCTGATCTTATCCAGGCCCCAAAGGGGCATTACCATAGTCAAGCGACAATGGTATAACCTAGATGCATAGAAAGAGTGTTATTTGTTACACCATATCATAGGGGAAATAAAATTCCAGATCAACAACCATTTGCTTAAGTGAATGATAAGTCTGGGTAATTGGAGGAAGAGGCAGGCTACGGGGTGGCAGTCCACTCCAAGGGAAAATTTGAGAGTTTGATCCGAATTACATAAATATCCGAATTACGTAAATAGGGTGTTAATCTGTTGCCATTCCCGCAGCAGTGCTCGACATTGCAAACAGTCCAAAATTCTCAGCAAATCTACCAGTTGTGAGGGAACTTGGAACTCGGCCCCGATCGCCTTGGGGCTGAGCCGAAAATCTCCATCGATCCTGGCCCAATAGCCATATAGCTTTTGGTTGGAAAAAGAGCTATTGACGGCCCAACCCCCGTCATTGAGGGGAGTTATTTCGGCAATGGCATGGGGAGGCACTTCCAGTTCCCGATGAAGGATTTCAGCCAAAGTTAGCTCCACCTTAGCTAGATCTGTTAGCCGCCCTCCAGGGAAATCCCAAGTTGCCCTACCTATACCCGGCCGGAAAATGGGATGGGGTAAAAGCAGGCGATCGCCTTGTTGGGGCAACACTATTAAAGAGTCAGCCTTTTCCACCCGCCAATAATCCAATTTCCTTTCCCGATCATCCCGCCACCGTTCCCCCCTGAGGGTCAACCAAGGGTTTTTAACCTCCGCAAAACACTCCAGTAAAGTCCAAGCCGGAGCATCGGGCTGATTTCCCCTTGCGGACTCTGAGCCAATTTGTAAAACTTGCCCCTCGTTCCAAGGGCGATCATAACTTTTATCTATGGAGATCATTGTCAAAATCCGCTTCTTAACATTTCTTAAAATTAAAGCTGTTATAGCAACAACATTGATTAATTTCTATCTAATTTTTGACGGTGCCCATTGCTATCAGTTGTAAGTTGATGAAAATGCTGTAAATTTTTGTAACAAAGTTCAACTTTGTCTTGACTTTTGTAAGTCTTTGCAAAATCTAGGAGCTAGAACTGGTCAGGGCTGGGGCAATTTTTAATTATTGTTACGCAGGTCTTGCCTAGGGGGGGGGAGGCCGTATTATCTTCTAGTGATGTTTGCTGAAAACGCCTATCTGTGCAAGGTTTAACATCGTTATTATGAAGCGAAAACTAATTCCCTTTTTTACGCTTCCTCTATTACACTATTCTGCATAGGAAACCCTTAATAGTTCATTGTCGAGCGAGGAGAACCCTGCATGACAATTAGTCCACCCGAAAGAGAGGCTAAGGCCAAAGTCTCGGTTGATAACAACCCGGTACCAACTTCCTTCGAGAAGTGGGGCAAGCCGGGTCACTTCGACCGGACTTTAGCTAGAGGTCCCAAAACCACCACTTGGATTTGGAATCTCCATGCCAATGCCCATGATTTTGATAGTCAGACCAGCGATTTAGAAGATGTTTCGCGCAAAATCTTCAGTGCTCACTTTGGGCACCTCGCTGTGGTCTTTGTTTGGTTAAGTGGAATGTACTTCCACGGCGCGAAATTTTCCAATTACGAAGGTTGGTTAGCCGACCCTACCCACATTAAACCCAGTGCCCAAGTGGTTTGGCCCATTGTCGGTCAAGGCATCTTGAACGGGGATGTGGGCGGTGGCTTCCACGGTATTCAGATTACGTCTGGCCTGTTTTATCTCTGGCGGGCCTCCGGTTTCACCGACAGCTATCAGCTCTACTGCACCGCCATTGGCGGTTTGGTTATGGCTGCCCTGATGCTGTTCGCTGGCTGGTTCCACTACCACGTCAAAGCTCCCAAATTGGAATGGTTCCAAAATGTGGAGTCGATGATGAACCATCATTTGGCTGGTTTGTTGGGCTTAGGCTCCTTGGGATGGGCGGGTCACCAGATCCACGTCTCCATGCCCATTAATAAACTTTTGGATGCTGGGGTTGCTCCTAAGGACATTCCCCTTCCCCACGAGTTTATTTTGGAACCGAGCAAGATGGCGGAACTCTACCCCAGCTTTGCCCAAGGTTTGACACCGTTCTTTACCCTCAACTGGGGAGTCTACTCAGACTTCCTCACCTTTAAAGGGGGATTGAATCCAGTCACCGGCGGCCTCTGGTTGTCTGATACCGCTCACCACCATTTGGCGATCGCCGTCCTGTTCATCATTGCCGGTCATATGTACCGCACGAACTGGGGCATCGGCCATAGCATGAAAGAGATCCTCGAAGCCCACAAGGGCCCCTTCACTGGGGAAGGTCACAAAGGACTTTATGAAATCCTGACTACTTCTTGGCACGCTCAATTAGCCATTAACCTCGCCCTGTTAGGTTCTTTGACGATCATCGTTGCACAACACATGTATGCGATGCCGCCCTATCCCTACCAGGCGATCGATTACGCTACGCAGTTATCCCTGTTCACCCACCACATGTGGATTGGCGGCTTCCTCATCGTAGGGGCCGGTGCCCATGGCGCCATCTTCATGGTGCGTGATTATGATCCCGCCAAGAACGTTAATAACTTGCTGGATCGGATGCTGCGCCACCGTGACGCCATCATTTCCCATCTCAACTGGGTATGTATTTTCCTCGGCTTCCATAGCTTCGGTCTCTACATCCACAACGACACCATGCGGGCTTTAGGCCGTCCCCAGGACATGTTCTCCGACACGGCCATCCAACTGCAACCGATCTTTGCCCAATGGGTACAGCACCTGCACACCTTGGCCCCCGGAGCCACCGCTCCCAATGCCTTGGCCACTGCCAGCTATGCCTTTGGCGGAGAAACCATTGCCGTTGCCGGTAAAGTCGCCATGATGCCCATCACCCTGGGTACTGCCGACTTCATGGTTCACCACATCCACGCTTTTACCATCCACGTAACGGCCCTGATCCTCCTCAAAGGGGTTCTATATGCCCGTAGCTCTCGCCTTGTCCCTGATAAAGCGAATCTCGGTTTCCGTTTCCCCTGTGATGGCCCCGGCCGCGGCGGCACCTGCCAAGTATCTGGTTGGGACCACGTTTTCCTCGGTCTGTTCTGGATGTACAACTCCCTTTCCATCGTCATCTTCCACTTCAGTTGGAAAATGCAATCCGATGTTTGGGGTACCGTTTCTCCCGATGGCAGTGTCACCCATGTGACCCTAGGTAA
The genomic region above belongs to Synechocystis sp. PCC 6803 substr. PCC-P and contains:
- a CDS encoding fasciclin domain-containing protein is translated as MPNIVEIAVSDERFSTLVTAVTAANLVDVLQSPGPFTVFAPTDTAFAKLPPGTITTLVQNIPQLARILTYHVVAGKFTQADLCRLSTVDSVEGSPIAIDCTEGFEVKNATVIIPDIEADNGIIHVIDNVILMG
- a CDS encoding NADH-quinone oxidoreductase subunit M — translated: MLSLLLILPVIGALIIGFFPGNIPAKQLRQITEVFAVLTLVWSLLVLFKFDVTDPQFQFQEYLPWIPQLGLNYSLAIDGLSLPLVILNNLLTGVAIYSIGPNVNRSRLYYGLILLINAGISGALLAQNLLLFIVFYELELIPFYLMIAIWGGEKRGYASMKFLLYTAFSGLLVLAAFLGMSLLSGSHSFDYNPEITQTFTESAQTILLILILLGFGIKIPLVPLHTWLPDAYTEASPATAILLGGILAKLGTYGIIRFGLQLFPQTWAQFAPVLAIIGTVTVLYGALSAIAQKDIKRMVAYSSIGHMGYILVAAAAGTELSVLGAVAQMVSHGLILALLFHLVGIVERKAGTRDLDVLNGLMNPIRGLPLTSALLITGGMASAGIPGLVGFAAEFIVFQGSFPTFPIPTLLCILASGLTAVYFVILLNRTCFGKLDNQRAYYPKVLASEMIPALVLTAIIFFLGVQPNYLVHWTQTTTNEMIAQLPHETSAIEQLAQGVTLP
- a CDS encoding NAD(P)H-quinone oxidoreductase subunit F; protein product: MLESLSRIIWLVPCYALLGALLAVPWSPGLTRQTGPRPAGYISTLMTFVAFLHSLLVLIHIWQQPAIDLSFPWLHAADLEINFDLKISTVNIAALVLITGLNLGAQIYAIGYLERDWGWARFFSLMALFEAGLCTLVLCNSLFFSYVVLEILTLGTYLLIGYWFNQSLVVTGARDAFLTKRVGDLILLMGVVALLPLAGSWNYDDLAQWAASADLNPTAATLLCLALIAGPLAKCAQFPLHLWLDEAMEGPIPATILRNTLVVATGAWVLVKVQPILALSPVALTVMIAIGSVTAIGASLIAIAQIDIKRFLSYVVSAYMGLVFIAVGTGQGETALQLIFTYTFAMAILVMCVGGIILNNVTQDLTQYGGLWSRRPISGLSYLVGVASLIALPPFGTFWAWLKLAENLSATSPLLVGVLLVVNLLTAFNVTRGFCLIFGGEAKPMTVRSPEGLWALVLPMVVTVGFALHLSLILKQGNLLPDFADINWGLSSVLIASSLLGVGSSAFIYLNPKITKPIDLPLPVVQNFFAYDLYTDKFYKLTIVAVIDSISRLINWFDKTFVDGVINLIGIVTIFSGQSLKYNVSGQTQFYVLSIVLGLTLIGAFLSYSLLGQAF
- the psaA gene encoding photosystem I core protein PsaA, with the translated sequence MTISPPEREAKAKVSVDNNPVPTSFEKWGKPGHFDRTLARGPKTTTWIWNLHANAHDFDSQTSDLEDVSRKIFSAHFGHLAVVFVWLSGMYFHGAKFSNYEGWLADPTHIKPSAQVVWPIVGQGILNGDVGGGFHGIQITSGLFYLWRASGFTDSYQLYCTAIGGLVMAALMLFAGWFHYHVKAPKLEWFQNVESMMNHHLAGLLGLGSLGWAGHQIHVSMPINKLLDAGVAPKDIPLPHEFILEPSKMAELYPSFAQGLTPFFTLNWGVYSDFLTFKGGLNPVTGGLWLSDTAHHHLAIAVLFIIAGHMYRTNWGIGHSMKEILEAHKGPFTGEGHKGLYEILTTSWHAQLAINLALLGSLTIIVAQHMYAMPPYPYQAIDYATQLSLFTHHMWIGGFLIVGAGAHGAIFMVRDYDPAKNVNNLLDRMLRHRDAIISHLNWVCIFLGFHSFGLYIHNDTMRALGRPQDMFSDTAIQLQPIFAQWVQHLHTLAPGATAPNALATASYAFGGETIAVAGKVAMMPITLGTADFMVHHIHAFTIHVTALILLKGVLYARSSRLVPDKANLGFRFPCDGPGRGGTCQVSGWDHVFLGLFWMYNSLSIVIFHFSWKMQSDVWGTVSPDGSVTHVTLGNFAQSAITINGWLRDFLWAQAANVINSYGSALSAYGIMFLAGHFVFAFSLMFLFSGRGYWQELIESIVWAHNKLNVAPAIQPRALSIIQGRAVGVAHYLLGGIVTTWAFFLARSLSIG
- a CDS encoding CO2 hydration protein, with translation MTTLTPKATLPPSTHPFADVIHRLEAGGSMLPDTPENLMQIIGIYKAYAVPMDFYWRDLLYIAERVFLNPLRFFKYFLPQEYLDLANHYAGETADLRIWRGEASAHPELLEFMEKGNTTKMPKLFHHLWHDRINMEFAEACMQAMLWHGRDMGMGKFDTYLDSDEYKANADKAIRAYFKGNPPMLALYKLFPDLFLEQVRELSYYSNLGLFWEVMAPVFFEMSDIYDEGGFKGVPDAMNFLVNGIFAIAGRPIYHHVYIDGECLEIIPKSKGFTWLYEAALPYVEAVFYRTAPFRGTKSYNAQAKQVPEEQKDFHYGILYADVFPVGTAGIPPTLLMDDMLHFLPPYLIEYYQKHCRGEDDMLVQLGITFQRSMYNVTSAVIQALRTALLYPLDDPNPRHLAKNRQFFEAQIDRFLRPEARLKDIQSDSYR